A region from the Silene latifolia isolate original U9 population chromosome 7, ASM4854445v1, whole genome shotgun sequence genome encodes:
- the LOC141590529 gene encoding uncharacterized protein LOC141590529 yields the protein MLVMNNGLPTVDKLISHGMYLINRCVLCEHSCEDLPHLFFDCDFSRRVLTVVAHWVHMPLCSFSLAHIVQASVSIRRNVKQQASLLSIIYYLWKERNDRIFKGSKSTVDALCVVIRKVVTLRLYGSNFP from the coding sequence ATGTTGGTTATGAACAATGGTTTGCCTACTGTGGATAAGCTGATCTCCCATGGTATGTATTTGATCAACAGATGTGTGCTTTGTGAACATAGCTGTGAAGATCTCCCTCATCTGTTTTTCGACTGTGACTTCTCTAGGCGAGTTTTGACTGTTGTTGCTCACTGGGTTCATATGCCCCTGTGCTCCTTTTCTCTGGCTCATATCGTGCAGGCCAGTGTCTCTATTCGAAGAAATGTCAAGCAACAAGCTAGCTTGCTAAGTATCATCTACTATTTATGGAAGGAACGGAATGACAGGATTTTTAAGGGTTCTAAGTCAACTGTGGATGCTCTATGTGTTGTTATTAGGAAAGTTGTAACTTTACGCTTGTATGGTTCTAATTTTCCTTAG